The following proteins are encoded in a genomic region of Mycobacterium kiyosense:
- a CDS encoding acyl-CoA dehydrogenase, producing the protein MTGTISMLGQASGMRELVRAEAAGCEAARTLTAAVVEQMWTSGLMTALGPMQAGGIEPSLAEMIDTWIEMAWQDGSFGWIGIANMPSRFAAASYLPDDGFAEVFTAHDNHVTMGGQFFPNGQGTVVDGGYRLSGSWSFGSGTGHSQYIAAGFFPMDNGEMRWISEGIPDMQVAVVPRQEIQFNDGWHVQGLKGTGSYDYSAADVFVPQCRTFGLFDRVPFRGTSPAARMGLMPVTAAGHASWALGVAKSMLDDVSELAATKFRMSDMASLASRPTFQKGLAHHVSAWRAARLLVLDAFGAAEAAVADGSDLTPTLRADMRAAAVFATDVSRECAEWAHLVAGTSSIREGSRLERAFRDIYTGTQHAFISEKVAMDCAQIWLGIIDDQFGL; encoded by the coding sequence ATGACCGGGACCATCAGCATGCTGGGGCAGGCGTCTGGAATGCGCGAGCTGGTGCGCGCCGAAGCGGCTGGGTGTGAGGCGGCCCGCACCTTGACCGCCGCGGTCGTCGAGCAAATGTGGACCAGCGGGCTGATGACCGCGTTGGGCCCGATGCAGGCCGGCGGCATCGAGCCGTCGCTGGCCGAGATGATCGACACCTGGATCGAGATGGCTTGGCAGGACGGCTCTTTCGGCTGGATTGGGATCGCGAACATGCCGTCACGGTTCGCCGCGGCCAGCTATCTGCCCGACGACGGTTTCGCCGAGGTGTTCACCGCCCATGACAACCACGTCACCATGGGCGGACAGTTCTTTCCCAACGGGCAGGGGACCGTCGTCGACGGCGGCTACCGGCTCAGCGGGTCGTGGAGTTTCGGATCGGGCACCGGGCACTCGCAATACATCGCGGCCGGGTTCTTCCCGATGGACAACGGGGAGATGCGCTGGATCAGCGAAGGCATTCCCGACATGCAGGTGGCGGTGGTGCCGCGGCAGGAGATCCAGTTCAACGACGGCTGGCATGTGCAGGGCCTGAAAGGTACCGGGTCCTACGACTACAGCGCCGCGGATGTGTTCGTCCCGCAGTGTCGCACGTTCGGTCTGTTCGACCGCGTGCCGTTCCGCGGGACCTCGCCGGCCGCGCGGATGGGATTGATGCCGGTGACCGCGGCCGGGCACGCGTCCTGGGCGCTCGGAGTCGCCAAGAGCATGCTCGACGACGTCTCCGAACTGGCGGCGACGAAGTTCCGGATGAGCGACATGGCCTCGCTGGCCAGCCGGCCAACCTTCCAAAAGGGTCTGGCGCACCACGTTTCGGCGTGGCGGGCGGCGCGGTTGCTGGTGCTGGACGCGTTCGGGGCCGCCGAAGCCGCGGTCGCCGACGGCTCGGATCTGACCCCCACGCTGCGAGCGGACATGCGGGCGGCGGCGGTCTTCGCCACGGATGTCTCTCGCGAGTGCGCGGAGTGGGCGCATCTGGTGGCCGGCACCAGTTCGATCCGGGAGGGCAGTCGGCTTGAGCGGGCGTTCCGCGATATCTACACCGGTACGCAGCACGCGTTCATCAGCGAGAAGGTGGCCATGGACTGCGCGCAGATCTGGCTGGGCATCATCGACGACCAGTTCGGGCTCTGA
- a CDS encoding 3'(2'),5'-bisphosphate nucleotidase CysQ, whose translation MDDHALAAQLATDAGRLLLQVREEFADAAAAERKAAGDKRSHDFLMEAFGRERPQDAVLSEEGADDPVRLRCERVWIVDPLDGTREFSEFGRTDWAVHVALWQSGELVAGAVALPAQGITLATPNVEPPPAAAGKPRIVVSRTRPPAIALAVRDALDGTLVEMGSAGAKVASIVQGLSDVYVHAGGQFEWDSAAPVAVARAAGLYTSRIDGSALAYNQPDPKLPDLVVCRPELAEAVLAVTRQS comes from the coding sequence ATGGATGACCACGCACTGGCCGCGCAGTTGGCCACCGACGCGGGCCGATTGCTGCTGCAGGTCCGCGAGGAGTTCGCCGACGCCGCGGCAGCTGAACGAAAAGCGGCGGGGGACAAGCGATCGCACGACTTCCTGATGGAGGCGTTCGGCCGCGAGCGGCCGCAGGACGCCGTGCTGTCCGAAGAGGGCGCCGACGACCCGGTACGGCTGCGCTGCGAGCGGGTGTGGATCGTCGATCCGCTGGACGGCACCCGGGAGTTCTCCGAATTCGGGCGCACCGACTGGGCGGTGCACGTCGCACTCTGGCAGTCGGGCGAACTCGTCGCCGGTGCGGTAGCGCTGCCGGCGCAGGGAATCACCCTGGCCACCCCGAATGTCGAGCCCCCGCCCGCCGCCGCCGGCAAACCGCGCATCGTGGTCTCGCGCACCCGCCCGCCGGCGATCGCGCTGGCCGTCCGCGACGCGCTGGATGGCACCCTGGTCGAAATGGGTTCCGCCGGAGCCAAAGTCGCCTCGATCGTGCAGGGGTTGTCCGACGTCTACGTGCATGCCGGCGGCCAGTTCGAATGGGACTCGGCCGCGCCCGTCGCGGTGGCCCGCGCCGCAGGTCTGTACACCTCCCGCATCGACGGATCCGCCCTGGCTTACAACCAGCCCGATCCCAAGCTGCCCGACCTGGTGGTGTGCCGACCCGAGTTGGCCGAGGCGGTGCTGGCCGTCACCCGCCAGTCGTGA
- a CDS encoding TetR family transcriptional regulator: MGRKGWGGTPPADDEEARKRVVDAAIRSLERRGRQQTSLSVIAADLGVTRPTVYRYFATIDDLLTAAGEVALAGWTGRIIELTSGLSDPVDLLVDAVAYLVERLPDDPLLTTLLDADRTRLTSRQMVMGTALTRSRTMLEHTGIDWAALGYRGREFDDLVEYLLRLIQSLVLTPPDPPRSPAQLRKVLRHWIGPVVTTPPLPSRRKGARKCAI; the protein is encoded by the coding sequence ATGGGCCGGAAGGGTTGGGGCGGAACCCCACCCGCCGACGATGAGGAGGCCCGCAAGCGTGTCGTCGATGCGGCCATCCGCAGCCTGGAACGACGCGGCCGGCAGCAGACCAGCCTTTCCGTCATCGCCGCCGACCTCGGCGTCACCCGCCCCACCGTGTACCGCTACTTCGCGACGATCGACGATCTGCTCACCGCCGCGGGCGAAGTCGCGCTCGCGGGCTGGACGGGACGGATCATCGAACTCACGTCCGGCCTCAGCGACCCGGTCGACCTGCTGGTCGACGCCGTCGCCTACCTGGTCGAGCGACTACCGGACGACCCGCTGCTGACGACGCTGCTCGATGCGGACCGGACACGTCTGACCAGCCGACAGATGGTGATGGGCACCGCATTGACCCGGTCAAGGACGATGCTCGAGCACACCGGAATCGATTGGGCCGCACTGGGATACCGGGGTAGGGAGTTCGACGACCTGGTGGAGTACCTGCTGCGGCTGATCCAGTCCCTGGTGTTGACGCCGCCGGATCCGCCGCGCTCGCCCGCACAGTTGCGAAAGGTGTTGCGGCACTGGATCGGCCCGGTGGTGACGACACCTCCCCTGCCGAGCAGACGCAAGGGCGCCCGAAAGTGCGCCATTTAG
- a CDS encoding putative cystathionine beta-lyase: MARNPLEELTLEQLRTRTSMKWRAHPADVLPLWVAEMDVHLAPTVAEAIHRAVDAGDTGYPHGKSYAQAVSEFAAQRWRWDFSVGHTRVVPDVMLGVVEMLRLVTDRGDNVIVNSPVYAPFYAFVSHDGRRVVEAPLGPDGRIDLATLDDSFAQARKHAGRSGAVAYLLCNPHNPTGAVHTGDELLAVADLARRHGVRVVSDEIHAPLVLAGTHFTPYLSVPGAENALALTSASKAWNLAGLKAALAIAGPEAAADLSRMPEEVGHGASHLGLIAHTAAFRTGGDWLDALLTGLDENRTLLTDLVGEHLPGVQLLRPQGTYLAWLDCGELGFDDAHTEGPKVVSELSGPARWFLDHARVALSSGHIFGTGGAGHVRVNFATSQAILTEAVTRMGGALRDRFDSTTLTV, translated from the coding sequence GTGGCGCGTAACCCTCTCGAGGAGCTCACCCTCGAGCAGCTGCGCACCCGCACCAGCATGAAGTGGCGTGCGCACCCGGCGGATGTATTGCCGTTGTGGGTCGCGGAGATGGACGTCCACCTCGCCCCCACCGTCGCGGAGGCCATCCATCGCGCCGTCGACGCCGGCGACACCGGCTACCCGCACGGCAAAAGCTACGCGCAGGCAGTCAGCGAATTCGCCGCGCAGCGCTGGCGGTGGGACTTTTCGGTAGGCCATACCCGGGTGGTCCCCGACGTGATGCTCGGTGTGGTCGAGATGCTGCGACTGGTCACCGACCGCGGCGATAACGTCATCGTCAATTCGCCCGTGTACGCGCCGTTTTACGCGTTCGTCTCGCACGACGGCCGGCGCGTGGTCGAGGCGCCGCTCGGCCCGGACGGACGAATCGATCTGGCCACGCTTGACGATTCGTTCGCGCAAGCCCGCAAGCACGCCGGGCGGTCCGGCGCCGTGGCCTACCTGTTGTGCAACCCGCACAACCCCACCGGCGCGGTGCATACCGGCGACGAATTGCTCGCGGTTGCCGATCTTGCCCGCCGCCATGGCGTCCGGGTGGTGTCCGACGAGATCCACGCTCCACTGGTGCTGGCCGGTACGCACTTCACGCCTTACCTCAGCGTGCCCGGCGCCGAGAACGCGCTGGCCTTGACCTCGGCGTCAAAAGCGTGGAATCTGGCCGGCCTCAAGGCGGCTCTGGCGATCGCGGGTCCCGAGGCCGCCGCGGACCTGAGCCGGATGCCCGAGGAAGTCGGCCACGGCGCCAGCCACCTCGGCCTGATCGCCCACACCGCAGCCTTCCGCACCGGCGGCGACTGGCTCGACGCCCTGCTCACCGGCCTCGACGAAAACCGCACGCTGCTTACTGATCTCGTCGGCGAGCACCTTCCCGGGGTGCAGCTGCTGCGGCCCCAGGGCACCTATCTGGCGTGGCTGGACTGTGGCGAGCTCGGTTTCGACGACGCGCACACCGAGGGCCCCAAAGTGGTCTCCGAGCTGTCCGGGCCGGCCCGGTGGTTCCTCGACCACGCCCGCGTCGCGCTCAGCTCCGGACACATCTTCGGCACCGGCGGCGCCGGTCACGTGCGAGTGAATTTCGCTACCTCGCAAGCGATCTTGACCGAGGCGGTCACCCGCATGGGCGGGGCGCTGCGTGACAGATTTGACAGCACTACACTGACCGTATGA
- a CDS encoding putative sulfotransferase — translation MTDAVHITDLARPTFTPEAQAIIDGMAAMAEYCPLTPDALHEQASAQTGLTDFGDQGYRERMAVLLEAFEELPHFTAFGRTYAFSLMLTFLKGRLRVIDHLKKHPEVFDVDIAAPLVIAGLPRTGTTHLHSLLAADPALRSLPYWEAQEPLPAPGEDGSIEPRRQRTGDALNISNTLMPHFQLMHEMTIDHIHEDIGLMVQDFSSGFFTTLTHLPRWSDYLRDHDQTPGYQFLRMMLQVLQHQDGYDRRWVLKSPQHLEQFIPILNVFPDATFIITHRDPVDVSVSMATMMTYTMRMSVDRVDVPTVAEYWITRIDELLSACLRDHDRLPPERTIDVRFDEFMADDLAMVQRVWDVAGYAPSAESRQAVAAYLAGHRRGRLGRVEYHPEDLGLDKEQLRKRFAPYVERFVTTGG, via the coding sequence GTGACCGACGCCGTGCACATCACCGACCTGGCCCGGCCGACCTTCACCCCCGAAGCCCAGGCGATCATCGACGGCATGGCAGCCATGGCCGAGTACTGCCCGCTGACCCCGGATGCTCTGCACGAGCAGGCGTCCGCGCAGACCGGCCTGACCGACTTCGGCGACCAGGGCTACCGCGAGCGAATGGCGGTGCTGCTGGAAGCTTTCGAAGAGCTACCGCATTTCACCGCATTCGGCCGTACCTACGCGTTCTCGCTGATGCTGACCTTCCTCAAGGGCCGGTTGCGGGTGATCGACCACCTCAAGAAGCATCCGGAGGTCTTCGACGTCGACATCGCGGCGCCGCTGGTCATCGCCGGCCTGCCGCGCACCGGCACCACGCACCTGCACAGCCTGCTCGCCGCCGACCCGGCGCTGCGGTCGCTGCCGTACTGGGAAGCCCAGGAGCCGCTGCCGGCGCCCGGCGAGGACGGCAGCATCGAGCCGCGCCGCCAGCGCACCGGCGATGCGCTGAACATCTCCAACACCTTGATGCCGCACTTCCAGCTGATGCACGAGATGACGATCGACCACATCCACGAAGACATCGGGCTGATGGTCCAGGACTTCTCCAGCGGGTTCTTCACCACACTGACGCACCTGCCGCGGTGGTCGGACTACCTGCGCGATCACGACCAGACGCCCGGCTACCAGTTCCTGCGGATGATGCTGCAGGTGCTGCAACATCAGGATGGGTACGACCGGCGCTGGGTGCTCAAGTCGCCGCAGCATCTCGAACAATTCATCCCTATTCTCAACGTCTTTCCCGATGCGACGTTCATCATCACCCACCGCGACCCGGTCGACGTGTCGGTGTCGATGGCCACCATGATGACCTACACCATGCGGATGTCGGTCGATCGGGTCGACGTGCCCACCGTCGCCGAGTATTGGATCACCCGCATCGACGAGTTGCTCAGCGCGTGTCTGCGCGACCACGACCGGTTGCCGCCCGAACGCACCATCGACGTCCGGTTCGACGAGTTCATGGCCGACGATCTGGCGATGGTGCAACGGGTTTGGGACGTCGCCGGCTACGCGCCGTCGGCCGAATCGCGACAGGCGGTGGCGGCGTATCTGGCCGGTCACCGGCGCGGACGGCTCGGACGCGTCGAGTACCACCCCGAAGATCTCGGGCTCGACAAGGAGCAGCTGCGAAAGCGCTTCGCGCCCTACGTCGAACGGTTCGTCACGACTGGCGGGTGA